A region from the Falco rusticolus isolate bFalRus1 chromosome 4, bFalRus1.pri, whole genome shotgun sequence genome encodes:
- the LOC119147107 gene encoding solute carrier family 22 member 13-like isoform X1: MSGAGDILKAVGEFGLFQKWLVLLTLFPCLSVAFHQFCQLFMVPHMPYHCDTSWILAIGPNLTEEEQLNLTLPRDANGAYEQCSMYSPVDWDLGSIVAYGLNTTEKCSSGWVYPSAPPSLLTEFDLVCDRKDLNDISQSIYMAGLFIGAMIFGPLSDRIGRRPVILISVFLQGLFGVGIAFVPHFYVYMAFRCVVGASVSGITMTLLALATEWVGVSSRPKAVLISHCAFAIGQMVLAGLSYGIRNWRLLEIAGSAPIFGFFFFIRVLPESARWLVTKGRIEEAKKVLQKAAATNKRSIPPALLEQLKPEKQTKSGGILDLCRKKQLRKVTSVMSYAWFANSLAYYGLSLNVTNFGLDIYLTQLAFGAVEIPARVGCIFTLQWFGRKKTQAVLLLLSGLVCLIITGIPEEQPVVTTALAIIGKFTTSASFSTSYVYSAELFPTVARQTGLGLCSMSARVAAIMAPLIRLLGQFHRAIPMAIFGSAAAVGALLCVLLPETCGTDLPDDTGHGHPAAEVCGNANSSSGKGHMTGKDGGQDNECTKTTHF; the protein is encoded by the exons ATGTCAGGCGCTGGGGacattttgaaagcagttgGTGAATTTGGGCTGTTTCAGAAATGGCTGGTGCTGCTCACCTTGTTCCCCTGCCTCAGTGTGGCTTTTCACCAGTTTTGCCAACTTTTTATGGTTCCACACATGCCTTATCACTGCGACACCAGCTGGATCCTTGCCATCGGCCCCAACCTGACCGAGGAAGAGCAGCTGAACCTCACCTTGCCCCGGGATGCTAATGGGGCGTATGAGCAGTGCTCCATGTACTCGCCCGTGGACTGGGACCTGGGCTCCATCGTGGCGTATGGCCTGAACACCACGGAGAaatgcagcagtggctgggtgTACCCCTCAGCACCGCCGTCCCTGCTGACCGAG TTTGACCTGGTGTGTGATAGGAAGGACCTGAATGACATCTCCCAGTCCATCTACATGGCAGGGCTGTTCATAGGAGCCATGATCTTTGGGCCACTAAGTGACAG gaTCGGCCGACGGCCAGTCATTCTGATCTCCGTGTTCCTTCAGGGCTTGTTTGGTGTAGGAATTGCCTTTGTGCCCCATTTCTATGTGTACATGGCCTTCAGATGTGTTGTGGGGGCTTCGGTGTCAGGGATCACCATGACGCTACTGGCCTTAG CTACAGAATGGGTTGGTGTCTCCTCCCGGCCAAAGGCGGTGCTGATTTCTCACTGCGCTTTCGCCATCGGACAGATGGTTTTGGCAGGCTTGAGTTACGGTATTCGCAACTGGAGGCTGCTGGAAATTGCAGGATCTGCTCCTAtatttggctttttcttcttcatccg GGTGCTACCAGAATCAGCTCGGTGGCTGGTGACAAAAGGCAGAATAGAAGAAGCTAAGAAGGTCCTTcagaaggcagcagccaccAACAAGCGGTCCATCCCACCAGCACTCCTTGAGCAG TTGAAGCCTGAGAAGCAGACCAAGTCTGGAGGTATTCTGGATCTCTGCCGGAAGAAGCAGCTCCGGAAGGTGACTTCAGTCATGTCATATGCCTG GTTTGCAAACAGCCTTGCCTACTACGGTTTGAGTCTGAACGTGACAAATTTTGGTCTGGACATATACCTGACGCAGCTTGCGTTTGGAGCAGTGGAAATCCCAGCACGTGTTGGTTGTATCTTCACGCTGCAGTGGTTTGGCAGGAAGAAAACCCAGGCtgttctcctgctgctgagTGGCCTGGTGTGTCTGATCATCACTGGCATCCCTGAAG AACAACCTGTGGTGACCACCGCCCTGGCCATCATTGGCAAGTTTACCACTTCAGCTTCCTTCTCCACCTCCTACGTCTACTCCGCAGAGCTCTTCCCCACAGTTGCCAG GCAGACTGGCTTGGGGCTGTGCTCAATGTCAGCGCGGGTGGCGGCAATCATGGCCCCGCTGATCCGACTCCTGGGCCAGTTCCACCGGGCCATCCCCATGGCCATCTTCGGGAGTGCTGCCGCGGTGGGGGCACTGCTCTGCGTCCTGCTGCCCGAGACCTGTGGCACCGACCTGCCGGACGACACGGGGCATGGCCACCCTGCAGCTGAG GTCTGTGGAAATGccaacagcagctctggaaaaggACACATGACAGGAAAAGATGGTGGCCAAGACAATGAGTGCACAAAGACAACTCACTTCTAG
- the LOC119147107 gene encoding solute carrier family 22 member 13-like isoform X2: MSGAGDILKAVGEFGLFQKWLVLLTLFPCLSVAFHQFCQLFMVPHMPYHCDTSWILAIGPNLTEEEQLNLTLPRDANGAYEQCSMYSPVDWDLGSIVAYGLNTTEKCSSGWVYPSAPPSLLTEFDLVCDRKDLNDISQSIYMAGLFIGAMIFGPLSDRIGRRPVILISVFLQGLFGVGIAFVPHFYVYMAFRCVVGASVSGITMTLLALATEWVGVSSRPKAVLISHCAFAIGQMVLAGLSYGIRNWRLLEIAGSAPIFGFFFFIRVLPESARWLVTKGRIEEAKKVLQKAAATNKRSIPPALLEQLKPEKQTKSGGILDLCRKKQLRKVTSVMSYAWFANSLAYYGLSLNVTNFGLDIYLTQLAFGAVEIPARVGCIFTLQWFGRKKTQAVLLLLSGLVCLIITGIPEEQPVVTTALAIIGKFTTSASFSTSYVYSAELFPTVARLAWGCAQCQRGWRQSWPR, encoded by the exons ATGTCAGGCGCTGGGGacattttgaaagcagttgGTGAATTTGGGCTGTTTCAGAAATGGCTGGTGCTGCTCACCTTGTTCCCCTGCCTCAGTGTGGCTTTTCACCAGTTTTGCCAACTTTTTATGGTTCCACACATGCCTTATCACTGCGACACCAGCTGGATCCTTGCCATCGGCCCCAACCTGACCGAGGAAGAGCAGCTGAACCTCACCTTGCCCCGGGATGCTAATGGGGCGTATGAGCAGTGCTCCATGTACTCGCCCGTGGACTGGGACCTGGGCTCCATCGTGGCGTATGGCCTGAACACCACGGAGAaatgcagcagtggctgggtgTACCCCTCAGCACCGCCGTCCCTGCTGACCGAG TTTGACCTGGTGTGTGATAGGAAGGACCTGAATGACATCTCCCAGTCCATCTACATGGCAGGGCTGTTCATAGGAGCCATGATCTTTGGGCCACTAAGTGACAG gaTCGGCCGACGGCCAGTCATTCTGATCTCCGTGTTCCTTCAGGGCTTGTTTGGTGTAGGAATTGCCTTTGTGCCCCATTTCTATGTGTACATGGCCTTCAGATGTGTTGTGGGGGCTTCGGTGTCAGGGATCACCATGACGCTACTGGCCTTAG CTACAGAATGGGTTGGTGTCTCCTCCCGGCCAAAGGCGGTGCTGATTTCTCACTGCGCTTTCGCCATCGGACAGATGGTTTTGGCAGGCTTGAGTTACGGTATTCGCAACTGGAGGCTGCTGGAAATTGCAGGATCTGCTCCTAtatttggctttttcttcttcatccg GGTGCTACCAGAATCAGCTCGGTGGCTGGTGACAAAAGGCAGAATAGAAGAAGCTAAGAAGGTCCTTcagaaggcagcagccaccAACAAGCGGTCCATCCCACCAGCACTCCTTGAGCAG TTGAAGCCTGAGAAGCAGACCAAGTCTGGAGGTATTCTGGATCTCTGCCGGAAGAAGCAGCTCCGGAAGGTGACTTCAGTCATGTCATATGCCTG GTTTGCAAACAGCCTTGCCTACTACGGTTTGAGTCTGAACGTGACAAATTTTGGTCTGGACATATACCTGACGCAGCTTGCGTTTGGAGCAGTGGAAATCCCAGCACGTGTTGGTTGTATCTTCACGCTGCAGTGGTTTGGCAGGAAGAAAACCCAGGCtgttctcctgctgctgagTGGCCTGGTGTGTCTGATCATCACTGGCATCCCTGAAG AACAACCTGTGGTGACCACCGCCCTGGCCATCATTGGCAAGTTTACCACTTCAGCTTCCTTCTCCACCTCCTACGTCTACTCCGCAGAGCTCTTCCCCACAGTTGCCAG ACTGGCTTGGGGCTGTGCTCAATGTCAGCGCGGGTGGCGGCAATCATGGCCCCGCTGA